In one window of Trachemys scripta elegans isolate TJP31775 chromosome 5, CAS_Tse_1.0, whole genome shotgun sequence DNA:
- the RPS3A gene encoding 40S ribosomal protein S3a gives MAVGKNKRLTKGGKKGAKKKVVDPFSKKDWYDVKAPAMFNIRNIGKTLVTRTQGTKIASDGLKGRVFEVSLADLQNDEVAFRKFKLITEDVQGKNCLTNFHGMDLTRDKMCSMVKKWQTMIEAHVDVKTTDGYLLRLFCVGFTKKRNNQIRKTSYAQHQQVRQIRKKMMEIMTREVQTNDLKEVVNKLIPDSIGKDIEKACQSIYPLHDVYVRKVKMLKKPKFELGKLMELHGEGGGTGKPSGDETGAKVERADGYEPPVQESV, from the exons ATGGCGGTTGGCAAGAACAAGCGCCTCACCAAGGGCGGCAAGAAAGGCGCAAAGAAAAAAGT ggtcGATCCCTTCTCAAAGAAGGATTGGTACGATGTCAAGGCACCTGCAATGTTTAATATCCGAAACATCGGGAAGACACTCGTCACCAGGACCCAAGGAACCA AAATTGCTTCTGATGGACTTAAGGGCCGTGTGTTTGAAGTGAGTCTTGCTGATCTGCAGAATGATGAAGTTGCCTTCCGTAAATTCAAGCTGATTACAGAGGATGTTCAGGGCAAAAACTGTCTGACCAATTTCCATGGAATGGACCTCACCCGTGACAAGATGTGCTCCATGGTCAAAAAATGGCAG ACAATGATTGAAGCCCATGTTGATGTCAAAACTACCGATGGCTATCTACTGCGCCTCTTTTGCGTGGGTTTTACCAAGAAGCGCAATAACCAGATTCGCAAGACCTCATATGCCCAGCACCAGCAGGTCCGCCAAATTCGCAAGAAGATGATGGAAATCATGACAAGGGAGGTGCAGACTAATGACCTGAAAGAAGTTGTCAATAAGCT GATCCCAGACAGCATTGGCAAAGACATAGAAAAAGCCTGTCAATCCATCTACCCTCTTCATGATGTGTATGTCCGCAAAGTGAAGATGCTTAAGAAGCCCAAGTTTGAAT TGGGCAAGCTGATGGAACTGCACGGTGAAGGTGGTGGCACTGGAAAACCTTCAGGGGATGAGACAGGCGCTAAAGTAGAGCGAGCCGATGGATATGAGCCCCCTGTGCAAGAGTCTGTCTAG